In Nothobranchius furzeri strain GRZ-AD chromosome 19, NfurGRZ-RIMD1, whole genome shotgun sequence, the following are encoded in one genomic region:
- the rfx5 gene encoding DNA-binding protein RFX5, with amino-acid sequence MSEDQRHQRAEASQQAKGGLEAVEGDTEPSMLLQKLKSNISKNVQTKVDQILQDVQRFSDNDKLYLYLQLPPGPSSGDKSGGDSSSFNTADQLHTCNWIRSHLEEHSDTCLPKQDVYETYKRYCENLQHRPLSAANFGKIIRDIFPNIKARRLGGRGQSKYCYSGIRRKTVLNMPLLPNLDLKNDPSELTELVQTYKQEVTEAACELICDWAQKILKRSFDTVVEIARYLIQEHIVNPRCSQAELVTSAALAGGPAKTYKVIKKTPVISKADGDGAGDSKKDPGDSSSSQKLPSGDQSAAATKHSTMDAPPPSSTSSSSLRPAVEARIKQLPRILPRSSIPDKSLSVRSSLPSQAPKEASGVGGPPGHASSAAAAAAASSGGVKVIAMATLPQQQGGPVPVMILPQGCLSFERDNVAPPPLPPQQQQQHPLAASTSVVQKARVTSTKRPLGGEVLGGTAAGDSAVSPSPVKRKRGRPRKPRPEDSFPSALPPSPSLPLSQPPVITSLTGGVIQKASSSSSSSQPLVELVIQDPPGLVLSQLPAASDPTHRLMEHRGVVVQCQASRAAEPDHHSRSLLVFQSPGNPSWELATSGRTPMVEVIQKAPSNNNSSSAPPHLPQNTLPLPMPLEGKGEVEITLVPVEPNVSLPPPSSPSFTVKVEEEVEEGERGTS; translated from the exons ATGTCTGAGGACCAGCGGCACCAGCGGGCTGAAGCCTCGCAGCAGGCTAAGGGTGGTCTGGAGGCAGTGGAGGGTGACACAGAGCCCAGCATGCTGCTGCAGAAACTAAAGAGCAATATCTC TAAAAATGTTCAGACCAAAGTGGATCAGATCCTG CAAGATGTTCAGCGTTTCTCTGACAATGACAAGCTGTACCTGTACCTCCAGCTGCCCCCTGGACCCAGCTCTGGGGACAAAAG TGGTGGGGACTCCAGCTCGTTCAACACAGCTGATCAGCTTCACACCTGTAACTGGATCCGCAGCCACCTGGAGGAGCACTCAGACACCTGTCTGCCCAAACAAGACGTCTACGAGACCTATAA GAGATACTGTGAGAATCTGCAGCATCGTCCTCTGAGTGCTGCCAACTTTGGGAAAATCATCAGAGACATTTTCCCAAACATCAAGGCGAGACGTCTCGGGGGCAGAGGACAGTCGAA GTATTGCTACAGCGGCATCAGGAGGAAAACGGTTCTCAACATGCCTCTTCTGCCCAACCTGGACCTCAAGAATGACCCG TCGGAGCTGACTGAGCTGGTCCAGACctacaaacaggaagtgacagaaGCGGCGTGTGAGCTGATCTGTGATTGGGCGCAGAAGATCTTGAAGCGATCCTTTGATACGGTGGTGGAGATCGCTCGCTACCTGATCCAGGAGCATATTGTCAACCCTCGCTGCAGCCAGGCTGAGCTGGTGACCTCCGCAGCACTCGCAG GTGGTCCAGCTAAAACCTACAAGGTCATCAAGAAAACTCCTGTGATTTCTAAAGCTGATGGGGACGGAGCTGGAGATTCAAAGAAGGATCCGGGAGACTCCTCATCCTCACAGAAGCTTCCTTCTGGAGATCAGTCAGCAGCAGCGACCAAGCATTCTACCATGGATGCCCCCCCTCCTTCCTCTACCTCTTCCTCGTCTCTGCGTCCAGCA GTGGAGGCTCGCATAAAGCAGTTACCCAGAATCCTCCCTCGCAGCTCCATCCCTGATAAGAGCCTCTCTGTTCGCTCCTCTTTGCCCTCGCAGGCTCCCAAAGAGGCCTCTGGGGTGGGAGGGCCACCTGGACATGCAAGCTctgctgccgctgctgctgcAGCCAGTAGTGGTGGGGTGAAGGTTATTGCCATGGCAACGCTGCCCCAGCAGCAGGGCGGGCCTGTTCCTGTGATGATCCTTCCTCAGGGCTGTTTGTCCTTTGAGAGGGACAATgttgctcctcctcctcttcctcctcagcagcagcagcagcaccctcTGGCTGCTTCCACCTCTGTGGTCCAGAAGGCACGAGTGACCAGCACTAAACGCCCTCTGGGGGGGGAGGTGTTGGGTGGGACTGCTGCTGGTGATTCTGCTGTCAGCCCCTCTCCTGTCAAACGAAAACGTGGACGACCAAGAAAACCCCGTCCTGAAGACTCATTTCCTAGTgctcttcctccttctccttctctgcCTCTATCTCAGCCTCCAGTCATCACCTCCCTGACTGGGGGCGTCATCCAAAAGGCTTCCTCCTCTTCGTCGTCCTCGCAGCCTTTGGTGGAGCTGGTGATCCAGGACCCACCGGGGCTGGTCCTGAGTCAGCTGCCTGCGGCGTCGGACCCAACCCATCGGCTGATGGAGCACCGCGGGGTGGTGGTACAGTGCCAagcgagcagagcggctgaaccgGATCACCACAGTCGGTCGCTGCTGGTGTTCCAGAGTCCCGGGAACCCCAGCTGGGAGCTGGCCACGTCGGGCCGGACCCCGATGGTGGAGGTGATCCAGAAAGCTCCGAGCAATAACAACAGCAGCTCTGCTCCTCCTCACCTCCCCCAGAACACGCTTCCCCTGCCCATGCCGCTGGAGGGGAAAGGAGAGGTGGAGATAACGTTGGTCCCAGTGGAGCCAAATGTCAGTCTGCCGCcaccctcctccccctccttcaCAGTGAAAGTTGAGGAggaggtggaagaaggagaacGCGGCACCTCCTGA